One Ktedonobacterales bacterium genomic region harbors:
- a CDS encoding AI-2E family transporter produces the protein MASETLPPETTPATTGFTFRLHWLAPLAIAILVLYLARDIITPFVVAVVLAYLLDPFVATVHRYTRAPRGLVVVVMALLILGALGAIIALLVQLASHEGESLLTNLPDYLSNAVDNVNGLIAPTTIQIPKSAIPGLGGNPLPNISIGDVLSFAVSFARSTGQSLLDTLITFVSTIYLLIEGHHIANGVQRFFPLEQRPRLSRVMQQVRHTWSSYIRVQIFLAVLMIVVSWIVLQPVFFVLGHFLPAIFGGALPFALPVAIAIGLLETIPIVGPLVAIALAAIVALATLGIVPALMVVAALYTLRLVEDNVVIPNVLGRATHLPAVVTLFAVAVGGLVAGLVGLLLAVPIAAAVKVIIDEYYPHPHPALAPAPTSASASQAETPPPVTQTTRQGHRKSEPTSN, from the coding sequence ATGGCATCCGAGACATTACCCCCGGAAACAACACCCGCCACAACAGGCTTCACGTTCCGCCTGCACTGGCTGGCGCCGCTGGCAATCGCCATTCTCGTTCTCTACCTGGCCCGCGATATTATCACTCCGTTTGTCGTCGCGGTGGTTCTGGCCTATCTTCTCGATCCATTTGTCGCCACAGTGCATCGCTACACCCGCGCGCCGCGCGGCCTGGTGGTGGTGGTGATGGCGCTGCTGATATTAGGCGCTCTTGGCGCGATCATTGCGCTGCTGGTGCAGTTGGCCTCGCACGAGGGAGAGAGCCTGCTGACTAATCTGCCGGACTATCTGAGCAATGCTGTTGACAACGTGAACGGCCTGATTGCCCCTACTACTATCCAGATTCCCAAAAGCGCGATCCCCGGACTGGGGGGAAATCCACTTCCCAATATCAGCATCGGCGACGTTCTGAGCTTCGCCGTCAGCTTTGCCCGCTCCACCGGCCAGAGCCTGCTTGATACATTGATTACCTTTGTCTCGACCATCTACCTGCTGATCGAAGGGCATCATATCGCCAACGGCGTGCAGCGCTTCTTCCCGCTGGAGCAGCGCCCACGCTTGAGCAGGGTGATGCAGCAGGTTCGCCATACCTGGAGCAGTTATATCCGTGTCCAGATATTTCTGGCCGTGTTGATGATCGTGGTTTCCTGGATTGTGCTGCAACCCGTTTTTTTCGTGCTGGGCCACTTCCTGCCAGCCATCTTTGGTGGCGCGCTTCCTTTTGCCTTGCCGGTTGCTATTGCCATTGGCCTGCTGGAAACGATCCCCATTGTTGGGCCGCTGGTGGCAATTGCCCTGGCCGCCATTGTCGCGCTCGCCACGCTGGGCATCGTCCCGGCGCTGATGGTGGTTGCGGCCCTCTATACACTGCGCCTCGTCGAAGATAATGTCGTCATTCCCAACGTGCTGGGCAGAGCGACGCACCTGCCAGCCGTCGTCACGCTCTTTGCCGTCGCGGTTGGCGGCCTGGTCGCTGGCCTGGTCGGTCTGCTGCTGGCGGTTCCTATCGCCGCCGCCGTCAAAGTCATCATTGATGAATACTATCCGCACCCGCACCCCGCGCTTGCTCCTGCGCCGACAAGCGCATCTGCATCGCAGGCCGAGACGCCCCCGCCGGTCACGCAGACCACCCGGCAGGGCCACAGGAAGAGCGAGCCAACCAGCAACTAG
- a CDS encoding IS607 family transposase, with translation MKLADYAKQMGVRYETAWRWFRDGKIQGQRVGPHTIIITEGQATPEEKPRRVAIYARVSSAENKPNLDSQAERLVAYCAAKGYQVAKVVKEVGSGVNDARPKLLALLEDQAIGLIVVEHKDRATRFGFRYLDTLLRSQGRAIEVVNEAVNGQEDLLADLTAILYSFTARLYGQRRAKRKTESIIRSLEAGESEADDATD, from the coding sequence ATGAAACTTGCTGACTACGCTAAACAGATGGGTGTGCGCTATGAGACAGCCTGGCGCTGGTTCAGGGATGGCAAAATCCAGGGCCAGCGTGTCGGGCCACACACCATCATCATCACGGAAGGGCAGGCCACGCCGGAAGAGAAGCCACGCCGTGTTGCTATTTATGCCCGCGTCTCCAGTGCCGAGAACAAGCCCAACCTGGATAGCCAGGCAGAGCGGCTTGTGGCCTATTGTGCCGCCAAAGGCTATCAGGTCGCCAAAGTGGTAAAAGAAGTCGGCTCTGGCGTGAATGACGCCCGGCCCAAACTGCTGGCGTTGTTGGAAGATCAAGCCATCGGTCTGATTGTGGTCGAGCATAAGGACCGGGCGACCCGTTTTGGGTTTCGCTATCTCGACACGCTCTTACGCAGCCAGGGCCGCGCTATTGAGGTGGTGAACGAGGCCGTGAATGGGCAGGAAGACTTGTTGGCGGACCTGACAGCCATTCTCTACTCGTTTACGGCGCGGCTCTATGGGCAGCGGCGGGCCAAACGCAAAACGGAAAGCATTATCCGCAGCTTGGAAGCAGGCGAAAGTGAGGCGGATGATGCAACGGACTGA
- a CDS encoding FAD-dependent oxidoreductase, protein MAEIENNENQEEELKYESESWEPDWYKTNIPCQVGCPAHTDVSTYIGLISQGRFDEAYLLNRNANVVPGVLGRTCAKPCEPVCRRNKIDGRQVTICWLKRAAADHREYRHRAETPPITKTKTVAIIGAGSAGLACARDLRLMGYPVTIYDSYPTAGGMMVGGIPIWRLPRDVTIEECDEYMEDMGVKMVMNTTVGKDISLTDLLKQYDAVYIAAGCQMSNDMTDDKRQLVPGHDLEGVMSGLPFLEKVNFGEPVYVGKRVVVYGGGFTAMDCCRSSIRFGAEKVYVIYRRSKEEMGSDEYEVDQATLEHVEFVYLTGIAEVLSNDGKHVSGLKFFRNKLGDPDESGRRRPIRIPDSEYTIECDTLLNALGQYSDTSFIPPELNLETNRWGLPAIDLDTWMTSYPGLFAGGDYTQGARNLISAIADGRDAASAINRYLGGEDIPPEEAIEVELPDFRRGMVDDYESIPFQTIPSLPLEKRYSIFTESETGYSPEEAVTQARRCLQCALNIMIDPSICILCSGCVDICPYDCISMDGLKTVVKGDPEHQLAGTWSAGADMIIDEEKCIRCGLCIVRCPTDAISMVQFETASANNRWNVSKIPVINVTR, encoded by the coding sequence ATGGCCGAAATTGAGAACAATGAAAACCAGGAAGAAGAACTCAAATATGAGTCGGAAAGCTGGGAACCAGACTGGTACAAAACCAATATTCCCTGCCAGGTGGGCTGCCCGGCGCATACCGATGTCTCGACCTACATCGGTCTGATCTCCCAGGGCCGCTTTGACGAAGCCTACCTGCTCAATCGCAACGCCAATGTCGTGCCTGGCGTGCTGGGCCGCACCTGCGCCAAGCCCTGCGAGCCGGTCTGCCGCCGCAACAAGATTGATGGCCGGCAGGTGACGATTTGCTGGCTGAAGCGCGCCGCCGCCGACCACCGCGAGTACCGGCACCGCGCCGAGACGCCGCCTATCACCAAAACCAAGACGGTTGCCATTATTGGCGCTGGCTCGGCTGGCCTGGCCTGCGCCCGCGATCTGCGCCTCATGGGCTATCCCGTCACCATCTATGACAGCTACCCAACGGCAGGCGGTATGATGGTTGGCGGCATCCCCATCTGGCGTTTGCCGCGCGATGTCACCATCGAAGAGTGCGACGAGTACATGGAAGACATGGGCGTCAAGATGGTCATGAACACGACGGTGGGCAAGGACATCTCGCTCACCGACCTGCTCAAGCAGTATGACGCCGTGTATATCGCCGCTGGCTGCCAGATGTCCAACGACATGACCGACGACAAGCGCCAGCTTGTCCCCGGCCACGATCTGGAAGGCGTGATGAGCGGCCTGCCGTTCCTGGAGAAAGTCAACTTTGGCGAGCCGGTCTATGTCGGCAAGCGCGTGGTCGTCTACGGCGGTGGTTTCACGGCGATGGACTGCTGCCGCTCGTCCATTCGCTTTGGCGCGGAAAAAGTCTATGTGATTTATCGGCGGTCCAAGGAAGAGATGGGGTCGGATGAGTATGAGGTTGATCAGGCCACGCTGGAACATGTCGAGTTTGTCTACCTGACCGGCATCGCCGAAGTGCTGAGCAACGACGGCAAGCATGTCAGCGGCCTCAAGTTCTTCCGCAACAAGCTTGGCGATCCCGATGAGAGCGGGCGCCGCCGCCCCATCCGCATCCCTGATTCGGAGTATACGATTGAGTGTGATACGCTGCTGAACGCCCTGGGGCAGTACTCGGATACCTCGTTCATCCCGCCGGAACTGAATCTGGAAACCAATCGGTGGGGTCTGCCAGCCATTGATTTGGATACCTGGATGACCAGCTATCCGGGCCTCTTTGCTGGTGGTGACTACACGCAGGGCGCGCGCAACCTGATCTCGGCCATTGCCGATGGCCGCGACGCCGCCTCAGCCATCAATCGCTATCTCGGCGGCGAAGACATCCCGCCAGAAGAGGCGATTGAGGTCGAATTGCCCGACTTCCGGCGCGGCATGGTGGATGATTACGAGTCCATCCCCTTCCAGACCATCCCCAGCCTGCCGCTGGAGAAACGCTACAGCATCTTCACCGAGTCCGAAACCGGCTACAGCCCGGAGGAAGCGGTCACGCAGGCGCGGCGCTGCTTGCAGTGCGCGCTGAACATCATGATCGATCCCTCCATCTGCATCCTCTGTTCGGGCTGCGTGGACATCTGCCCCTATGACTGCATCAGCATGGATGGCCTGAAGACTGTCGTCAAAGGCGACCCGGAGCATCAGCTTGCGGGTACATGGTCGGCTGGGGCCGATATGATTATTGACGAAGAGAAGTGTATCCGCTGCGGCCTGTGCATCGTGCGCTGCCCCACAGACGCTATCTCGATGGTCCAGTTCGAGACGGCCAGCGCCAACAACCGCTGGAACGTCTCCAAGATTCCGGTCATTAACGTCACGCGCTGA
- the lysS gene encoding lysine--tRNA ligase, translating into MEEREVRLEKLSAWRAEGVNPYPTHAQRTHTIQETLDQFDALQAEEAEITLVGRIVLSRDMGKTTFMHIEDGSGRMQVYFRRDDLGEQAYTGVRRLDNGDFIEASGHLFVTRMGERTLKVHRYRLLSKALQPLPAKYHGLQDVELRYRKRYLDLIANRSEVLPVFVARSQTISAMRHYLDTHGFLEVETPTLQPLYGGASARPFITHHNALDRDFYLRIATELYLKRLIAGGIERVYEIGKNFRNEGIDRVHQPDFTVMECYQAYGDYLSMMRLVEEMIAEIAIKVKGATRFAYQDFEVNVEPPWIRMPLREAIAEFMGVDVNRYRERDELAEVMRIQGYEVDEKAGWGKLVDDLKGQMMKKGLPPLKQALFLTDYPLDVSPLAKQREDDPDTVERFQPFVAGFELGNAYTELNDPLEQRARFEDQARQRARGDEEAQMLDEDYLEALEHGMPPTGGLGIGVDRLAILLTNQETIRDVILFPTLRD; encoded by the coding sequence ATGGAAGAGCGAGAAGTTCGATTAGAAAAGCTGAGCGCCTGGCGGGCCGAAGGCGTCAACCCGTACCCAACGCACGCCCAACGCACCCATACCATCCAGGAAACCCTGGACCAGTTTGACGCCCTCCAGGCGGAAGAAGCCGAGATTACCCTGGTAGGCCGCATTGTCCTTTCGCGCGATATGGGCAAAACGACCTTCATGCACATCGAAGACGGCAGCGGGCGCATGCAGGTCTATTTCAGGCGCGACGATCTGGGCGAGCAAGCCTATACCGGCGTGCGCCGCCTGGATAACGGCGATTTCATCGAGGCCAGCGGCCATCTGTTTGTCACCAGAATGGGCGAGCGCACCCTCAAGGTCCACCGCTACCGGCTGCTGAGCAAGGCGCTGCAACCACTGCCCGCCAAATACCACGGCTTGCAGGATGTCGAACTGCGCTATCGCAAGCGTTACCTCGATCTCATTGCCAACCGCAGCGAAGTGCTGCCTGTTTTTGTGGCGCGCAGCCAGACCATTAGCGCCATGCGCCACTATCTGGACACGCATGGCTTTCTAGAGGTGGAGACACCGACGCTTCAGCCGCTCTATGGCGGGGCAAGCGCGCGACCATTTATCACGCATCATAACGCGCTGGACCGCGATTTCTACCTGCGCATCGCCACAGAACTGTATCTCAAGCGGCTCATCGCGGGCGGCATCGAGCGTGTCTATGAGATCGGGAAGAACTTCCGCAACGAGGGCATTGATCGCGTCCATCAACCTGACTTTACGGTGATGGAATGCTATCAAGCCTACGGCGACTACCTGAGCATGATGCGGCTGGTCGAAGAGATGATCGCCGAAATTGCCATCAAGGTCAAGGGCGCGACACGCTTCGCCTATCAGGATTTCGAGGTGAACGTGGAGCCGCCCTGGATACGCATGCCCCTGCGCGAAGCCATTGCCGAATTCATGGGTGTTGATGTCAACCGCTACCGAGAGCGTGACGAGTTGGCAGAAGTCATGCGAATACAGGGCTATGAGGTAGATGAGAAGGCAGGCTGGGGCAAGCTCGTTGATGATCTGAAAGGGCAAATGATGAAGAAAGGGCTGCCGCCGCTGAAGCAGGCGCTCTTCCTGACGGACTATCCGCTGGATGTGTCGCCGCTTGCCAAGCAGCGGGAAGATGATCCCGACACGGTGGAGCGATTTCAGCCGTTCGTCGCGGGCTTCGAGTTGGGCAACGCCTATACCGAACTCAACGACCCGCTGGAACAGCGCGCCCGCTTCGAGGACCAGGCGCGCCAGCGCGCGCGGGGTGATGAAGAGGCGCAGATGCTGGACGAAGATTATCTGGAGGCGCTGGAGCATGGCATGCCGCCCACAGGCGGCCTGGGCATCGGCGTTGACCGGCTCGCCATTCTCCTGACCAATCAGGAAACCATTCGGGATGTCATTCTCTTCCCCACCCTGCGCGACTGA
- a CDS encoding DUF512 domain-containing protein, whose amino-acid sequence MPKMYAWVREVIPDSPADLAGVQPGDLLRSINGQVVRDLVDYRFYQADEDLALVLERPIHGQTSQVELRIVKDADEDLGVLFGEEPAPFIRQCANKCVFCFIKGLPERHQPQRGLPLGMRDSLYIKDDDYRYSFLFGNFITLTNLKEKDWQRLEEQRLSPLYVSVHVTDPDLRRKMVDGPRAGEVLEHLRRLGQMGIQAHTQLVLCPEINDGPWLDKSIADLAAMRPIVQSIAAVPVGLTKHNNMLKVGDLPAMRPYRVDEAQAIVKQAQGWQKRFEAEMGEPFVYLSDEWYFLTNKKFPSARHYGAFEQIENGVGMTRAFLDGWRRQQRRLPAAFPHPTRLTIITSALAAPILEQVAADLRQVANLEARSVPVINQFWGPLVTVAGLLCGQDVLDALADLKARDELGDVVVLPRVMLDNAGARFLDDMTLADFKAQGPARVEFARHADELGELIHSLAAERQPVSLR is encoded by the coding sequence ATGCCCAAGATGTATGCCTGGGTGCGCGAAGTGATTCCTGATAGCCCGGCTGATCTGGCCGGAGTGCAGCCCGGCGATCTGCTGCGCAGCATTAACGGCCAGGTCGTGCGCGATCTGGTGGATTATCGCTTCTACCAGGCCGATGAAGACCTCGCGCTGGTGCTGGAGCGCCCAATTCACGGGCAGACCTCGCAAGTCGAATTGCGCATTGTGAAGGATGCCGACGAAGACCTGGGCGTTCTCTTTGGCGAAGAGCCAGCGCCGTTTATCCGCCAGTGCGCCAATAAGTGTGTCTTTTGCTTTATCAAGGGCTTGCCAGAGCGCCATCAGCCGCAGCGCGGCCTGCCGCTGGGGATGCGCGACTCTTTATACATTAAAGATGACGATTACCGCTACTCGTTTCTCTTTGGCAATTTCATTACATTGACCAACCTGAAGGAGAAGGACTGGCAGCGCCTGGAGGAGCAGCGCCTCAGCCCACTGTACGTGTCGGTGCATGTGACCGACCCGGACCTGCGGCGCAAGATGGTTGATGGGCCGCGCGCGGGCGAGGTCTTGGAGCATCTGCGGCGGCTGGGCCAGATGGGCATTCAGGCGCACACGCAGCTCGTCCTCTGCCCTGAGATCAACGATGGTCCCTGGCTGGATAAGAGCATCGCCGACCTGGCGGCGATGCGCCCGATTGTGCAGAGCATCGCGGCGGTTCCGGTTGGCCTGACGAAGCATAACAATATGCTCAAGGTGGGCGATCTACCCGCGATGCGCCCGTATCGCGTGGACGAAGCGCAGGCAATTGTCAAACAGGCGCAGGGCTGGCAGAAACGCTTTGAGGCCGAGATGGGCGAGCCATTTGTCTATCTCTCCGATGAGTGGTATTTCCTGACGAACAAGAAATTTCCCTCGGCGCGGCACTACGGTGCGTTCGAGCAGATCGAGAACGGCGTAGGCATGACGCGAGCGTTTCTGGATGGCTGGCGCCGCCAGCAGCGGCGGCTGCCCGCAGCGTTCCCTCATCCAACGCGCCTGACGATCATCACCAGCGCCCTGGCCGCGCCCATTCTGGAGCAGGTGGCGGCTGATCTCCGCCAGGTTGCCAACCTGGAGGCGCGATCTGTGCCAGTCATCAACCAATTCTGGGGGCCGCTGGTAACGGTGGCGGGCCTGCTCTGTGGGCAGGATGTGCTGGACGCCCTGGCAGACCTGAAGGCGCGCGATGAATTAGGCGATGTGGTCGTGCTTCCCCGTGTGATGCTGGATAACGCCGGGGCGCGCTTTCTGGATGATATGACGCTGGCAGACTTCAAGGCGCAGGGTCCCGCCCGCGTAGAGTTCGCGCGGCATGCCGACGAATTGGGCGAATTGATTCACAGCCTCGCGGCGGAGCGGCAGCCCGTGTCGCTCCGCTAG
- the greA gene encoding transcription elongation factor GreA — protein sequence METQDVYLTPEGRQENAQRLEYLLTIKRPEIAESIHDAREAGDVTDNAAYEEAKNEQARIESEIARLQWVLASAKELKLKQGGQEITLGSHVHLRNEDNREFRYDIVDPIEANPSKGKISNESPVGRALMGCKVGSSVTVSTPSGVRTYTVLDLE from the coding sequence ATGGAGACGCAGGATGTTTATTTGACACCGGAAGGCCGACAAGAAAACGCGCAGCGCCTGGAATATCTGCTTACCATTAAGCGGCCAGAGATCGCTGAATCTATTCACGATGCCAGAGAGGCGGGCGATGTTACGGATAATGCCGCCTATGAAGAGGCCAAGAATGAGCAGGCCAGGATTGAAAGCGAGATCGCGCGGCTGCAATGGGTGCTGGCGTCGGCCAAGGAATTGAAACTCAAACAGGGCGGCCAGGAGATCACCCTGGGGTCTCATGTTCACCTGCGCAACGAAGACAACCGCGAGTTCCGCTATGACATTGTTGACCCCATCGAGGCCAATCCTTCCAAGGGGAAGATTTCCAACGAGTCGCCGGTGGGGCGGGCGCTGATGGGCTGCAAGGTTGGCAGCAGCGTGACGGTCTCGACGCCCAGCGGCGTGCGTACCTATACGGTACTGGACCTGGAGTAA
- a CDS encoding DUF5654 family protein codes for MDEHPMTGQTPVTATEAAAHHEAAAAQQAGKPGAKRSTPNRLVAQVGTQMSALQQAETIKQLQSQVKQLESQSKDAGRVLLATMTTLATSAFGLVAALAWNEAIKALIEEYVPNAGSQVVGTLIYAVIVTLIAVIVIYYLGKLNGRWGKKSIIGDGGHIEG; via the coding sequence ATGGATGAGCATCCGATGACAGGGCAGACGCCTGTTACCGCCACCGAGGCAGCGGCGCATCATGAGGCAGCCGCAGCCCAACAGGCTGGCAAGCCAGGGGCCAAAAGGTCAACGCCCAATCGCCTGGTCGCCCAGGTAGGCACGCAGATGAGCGCCTTGCAGCAGGCAGAGACGATCAAGCAGTTGCAGAGCCAGGTCAAGCAGCTTGAAAGTCAGAGCAAAGACGCTGGTAGGGTTTTGCTCGCAACCATGACCACGCTGGCAACCTCAGCCTTCGGTCTGGTAGCCGCACTGGCCTGGAACGAGGCCATCAAGGCCCTTATTGAAGAGTATGTTCCTAATGCAGGGAGTCAGGTAGTCGGAACACTCATCTACGCCGTTATTGTCACCTTGATTGCCGTGATTGTTATCTATTACCTCGGCAAGCTGAATGGCCGGTGGGGCAAGAAATCAATAATTGGCGATGGTGGACACATCGAAGGGTGA
- a CDS encoding DUF1800 family protein, with product MNSTDPAHNQQPPGGEQPGAPQPFWEDANSDFWLRQTAPTRIVDSQPPGGSIVVSSGANSGPPRWQALRRGGPRVSRRTLLVGAGIAGIATVAVAAGVGVYSLAGSERNSVAPAGAQQIAHLLRRAGFGAAPGEIETYSALGINGAVDRLLNFHAIPNTLMDQRIAAARFDFNNSQDILRWWLARIVYSAHPLEEKMTLFWHGLLTSSFRKVGGQRGFALIKQNNDFLRKNAFARFDDILAGITIDPAMLHWLDGNNSRAGSPNENFAREEMELFSMGVGNYTQTDIEQSARALTGWRVNPLTSEAVLIPRLHDNGQKTFLGQKGAFDYKDIARIICAQAVTPKFLATRLWRFFAYENPGAADIQPLVDAYHSSNHSIAAMMQALLTSPAFYSPQAYRARIKSPVEFVAGAFRNLGLSSIEQGKRNSTLGALTVMGQGLYNPPNVAGWPGDQVSASWINTGAWMTRINTVNALVAYMNASPDFMRRLQSDIEKQQIKTPERFVDYALMQLIDGQIDSARRQMLIDYLNSGANGGGAGVKLVGGKSLSGGSVRGLYYLILSMPEYQLD from the coding sequence ATGAATAGCACCGATCCCGCGCACAACCAGCAGCCGCCTGGCGGCGAGCAGCCCGGCGCTCCCCAGCCATTTTGGGAAGACGCCAACAGCGACTTCTGGCTCAGGCAGACGGCGCCAACCCGGATTGTGGACAGCCAGCCTCCCGGCGGAAGCATTGTCGTCTCCAGCGGAGCGAACAGCGGCCCGCCGCGCTGGCAGGCGCTGCGTCGCGGCGGGCCGCGTGTCTCGCGCCGCACCCTGCTGGTTGGCGCGGGCATCGCGGGCATCGCAACTGTTGCCGTCGCGGCGGGCGTCGGCGTCTACAGCCTGGCTGGCAGCGAGCGTAATTCCGTCGCTCCTGCTGGCGCGCAGCAGATCGCCCATCTGCTGCGCCGCGCGGGCTTTGGCGCTGCTCCCGGCGAGATCGAAACCTACAGCGCCCTGGGCATCAACGGCGCGGTTGATCGCCTGCTCAATTTTCATGCCATCCCCAACACGCTCATGGACCAGCGCATCGCTGCCGCCAGATTCGATTTCAATAATTCGCAGGACATTCTGCGCTGGTGGCTGGCGCGCATCGTCTACAGCGCCCATCCGTTGGAAGAGAAGATGACCCTTTTCTGGCATGGTCTGCTTACCAGCAGCTTCCGCAAGGTTGGGGGCCAGCGCGGCTTTGCGCTGATCAAACAAAATAACGATTTTCTGCGCAAGAACGCTTTCGCGCGTTTCGATGATATTCTGGCAGGCATCACCATAGACCCGGCTATGCTCCACTGGCTGGATGGCAACAACAGCCGCGCTGGCTCCCCCAACGAAAACTTTGCCCGCGAGGAAATGGAACTCTTCTCGATGGGCGTCGGGAACTATACTCAGACGGACATCGAGCAATCGGCGCGCGCCCTCACCGGCTGGCGAGTGAATCCGCTGACCAGCGAAGCGGTCCTTATCCCCAGGCTGCACGACAACGGCCAGAAAACCTTCCTGGGGCAGAAGGGCGCCTTCGATTACAAAGACATCGCGCGCATCATCTGCGCGCAAGCCGTCACCCCGAAGTTTCTGGCGACGCGGCTCTGGCGCTTCTTCGCCTATGAGAACCCCGGCGCCGCCGACATTCAGCCGCTCGTTGATGCCTACCACAGCAGCAATCACAGCATTGCCGCCATGATGCAGGCTTTGCTCACCTCGCCCGCCTTCTACTCGCCCCAGGCATACCGCGCCCGCATCAAGAGTCCGGTAGAGTTTGTGGCCGGGGCGTTCCGCAACCTGGGCCTGAGTAGCATCGAGCAAGGGAAGCGCAATAGCACCCTGGGCGCGCTGACGGTCATGGGCCAGGGCCTCTATAATCCCCCTAACGTAGCAGGCTGGCCGGGCGATCAGGTCAGCGCAAGCTGGATCAACACGGGCGCCTGGATGACGCGCATCAACACGGTCAACGCGCTGGTTGCCTATATGAACGCCTCACCTGACTTTATGCGCCGCTTGCAATCCGATATAGAGAAGCAGCAGATCAAGACGCCGGAACGGTTTGTGGACTATGCGCTGATGCAGCTCATAGACGGGCAGATTGACAGCGCCCGTCGCCAGATGCTCATTGACTATCTGAACAGCGGGGCCAATGGCGGGGGCGCGGGGGTCAAACTGGTGGGCGGCAAGTCCCTCTCCGGCGGGAGCGTGCGCGGCCTGTACTATCTGATCTTGTCCATGCCAGAGTACCAACTGGACTGA
- a CDS encoding biotin--[acetyl-CoA-carboxylase] ligase, translated as MDSFPLLNIADIENNLHNTHLGKTLVYRPVIESTNTLALTLAQEGAAEGTVVLTDDQPGGRGRQGRHWQALPGQQALLSIIVYPTFPAHFLVMCAALAVREAIALTSDLDPEIKWPNDVLVAGKKICGILIETTSGADDRLCAVVGIGLNVHGSFKKEAPELVERATTIAEQGCENVNREGLIGVLLERFDEGYEMLQHGGADGAWRIWKHWRDHLSTLGRWVRIQQGERLIEGMAIGVDGDGALLVRQLDGATTQITWGDVEMR; from the coding sequence ATGGATAGTTTTCCCCTGCTCAATATCGCAGACATAGAAAACAACCTCCATAACACACACCTGGGCAAAACGCTGGTCTACCGACCCGTCATCGAGTCCACCAACACGCTGGCCCTCACGCTGGCGCAAGAGGGCGCTGCCGAGGGCACCGTTGTGCTGACCGATGACCAGCCAGGCGGGCGCGGACGCCAGGGGCGACACTGGCAAGCCCTGCCAGGCCAGCAGGCGCTGCTTTCCATCATCGTCTACCCCACGTTTCCAGCGCATTTCCTGGTCATGTGCGCAGCCCTGGCTGTGCGCGAGGCGATTGCGCTCACCAGCGACCTGGACCCGGAGATTAAATGGCCGAACGACGTGCTGGTTGCGGGGAAGAAGATTTGCGGCATTTTGATTGAAACCACGAGTGGGGCCGATGATCGTCTCTGCGCTGTGGTGGGCATTGGTCTGAATGTGCATGGTTCGTTCAAGAAGGAGGCGCCGGAACTTGTCGAGCGCGCAACCACCATAGCGGAGCAGGGCTGCGAGAACGTGAACCGTGAAGGATTGATCGGCGTCCTTCTGGAACGCTTCGACGAGGGCTACGAGATGCTCCAACACGGCGGCGCCGATGGCGCCTGGCGTATCTGGAAACACTGGCGAGATCATCTCTCCACCCTGGGGCGATGGGTCCGCATCCAGCAGGGAGAGCGGCTTATCGAGGGGATGGCAATTGGAGTGGACGGGGATGGCGCCTTGCTGGTCCGTCAATTGGATGGCGCCACCACTCAGATCACCTGGGGCGATGTCGAGATGCGCTAG